In Erigeron canadensis isolate Cc75 chromosome 8, C_canadensis_v1, whole genome shotgun sequence, the DNA window agaaagggGTGAAGTGATAAGGAGAGGATGGAGGATAAAGGGAGGCAACGGACGGTCTAATTCAAATCGCGGTTTTCGAGATTACTTTCCCCGGCGATGTCGCCGCGGAAAGTCTGGTCAAAGTCAGCGTGTAATTAATGTTGGTTGTTGGCTACCAGTTTTGTCCTATTCGACTTTCTGCGGCGACATCACGGGGGAAAGTGATTGGTCGGATTACACTTTATTTTCTGGTGGGGGTACGTGTTTCGTTATTGACCTAATATATACATTCACAGTTCTGAAAAATAGCTAGGGTCTGTAAACTAGCTAGTAGTTCTAATATGATCGTTTAGATGAGATTCTTTTCCCAAGTAATTATTCGAAAGTTATGAACACCCAATCAGCTTAACTCTGTTGTATGAGTCTTAAcaatactagcatggtacccgtgtaATGCGGCAGTGTTCGAggggcgacggtgtggtggtagGGGACGACTACTTGTGGTAGAGGCTGCGTTGAGTGAAgcaaataattaatgtaaaagtaactgatgtaaagagttaataaatatattttaaaagataaaagactgaTAATGTAATATAATCACGAAgagtattttagacattttcccctatgtaactttcaacatgaggcaattttttaataaaatagtaaatatgtatagatatttatataacaataaatataagaGCCAATTggcaaataaataaaagttgagggACAGACAATGTTAGTTTGTTAATTATTGTAGGATATGCATATGCAGTGTTGTACATAACGGTCGTTATAACGGGCAACGGAACTCCCCGTTACGTTAAAGGGTTGTGGGTAGATTTGAAGGTATGAGTCTGAAACGATCAAATAATGAATTTAACATAATGGTCAAATAACAGGATTTAGTGGTCAactaatgtatttaatgaaGCTTAACGGTCTGAGTCAATCCATTATTTGACCGCTAAATCCCGTTATTTTACGCACATTTGGCTACACACACAAACTCTAAAACCCGACACTCTGTGCCACTCAACCATTGTCTAAATGCCCCTTGGTCCTCATATCTTTACAAATGGTCGTTTTCAAAGTCACTCCCTGATCAACAGAATAATATTTAGTGAGaatccttttcaaaaaaaaaaaaaaaacttagtgaAAGTCTTTTGATTTAAGACcttttacataattaaaaaaaaatcagaaatgAATAATCACCAAGTCAATTTGATACTTTGATAGTTCTCTCTGCTAGAAATAAAATAAGGTCATATAGCTATAACTTTGTTATAATCCAATTGGaaatttatgtatttatgtcCACAAACATCCCTTTCAATCTCTCGTATTCGTTTAAAGATTGAAACCTACAAGTGTATATAGTAGGGTAAGCTTCTGGAGTTTAATAAAATGATGTTCGGTCATCAAATTAAATGTTGTTTAGGATATAGATTTCGAGCCTAGTAAAATATACATGGTGGCAAATCTCTTTTGTATGGCTCTCTTACGTGTCAACAGTAGATAAAATTATTGGAAATAAGTTTTGACAGAAAATGCATGAGGCATCTTTTCATAAGTTAGGCCATGCTTTCGTATTGTCTAGGTAGCTAGCTCCATCTGTCCACTCTTTCATTAAACTAATCGAATAAATATCACTCAACTACACTGGAATAAAAAGTATCTTGTCATTAGGTCTCTGGTAGATATATGGATAAGGCTTGACGCTCAAATTACATTACATGTATAATACAAAGGGGATGACTTTGTTAGCAATTGAGGCAACTCTGTTTTCATCCTCGATGGAATTAGCAAGGAGACGTTTCTTTATCAACACGAGAAGTATTATCCATTAATTTGTTCATAATTGAAGTACGAATTAACTTCAATAATTGATTTAGTTTATGATTCATATATCTTCACAATCAAATACGTAGTATTTTTGAATTAGGTGTGGATTAGCTTACGTAACAATGTCCATTAATTGGTTCATAATTGAAGTACGGACAAGTTGCAATGAGAGGCCGGTCACGTACAAAGTACGAGTTGATATACTCATTTTATGATTCATATATTTTCGCAATCAAATATTTTAAGAAGTATCTAATAAGTcatccaaaatatatatagaattgaTTGATTTGCTGTCTACCAAAATCTTGATTGTgaataatatatggaaaaagtgAACATAAGCTTATCTGATACCTAAGTTTAGGAGTGAAACTTTTcatatacaaaattttaaatattttttgattaataaataaatgttttggCCCTCataaattttatgaattaaaaaaagcAATATATGAGTATTCCACAACTAAACTTAATTAAATACCTAACAATTTTATATTCTCATCTCATAATATATTATGAGCCATCAGAAGTATATATGTACTATGTGAGCCCCTTAATTTGATATCAATCTCTAATAATACTTGTTAGATAACAACATGTCAGAGTTTGATATGTGGTTACAAATGGTATATCTTGGATCATGAGGCCATATTGACATGGAAGATGTTGTTTGGTCTCTCTTTAATAGATAAAACTtcattattatacatattacaTAACAACacgttataatatatattaaaaataaagtctCGTAATtcgtgtaaagaataataacttctttttttttttcaccacataagttttaatttttacatttttaacactaaactataatactttttagtaaactttttgttctatttatgttcaccacaaaactttcaatttttacacttttagaactaaactataatatattttaagtaatggtatactttttattctttttactttcatcacagaagtttcaattattatacttttagcactaaactataatactttttagtaaactttttattctttttattttcaacacaaaactttcaatatttataatttttagcactaaactatactattttttagtaaactttgtattctttttattttcaccacaatattttaactctttacacttttaccactaaactttcatagtttttaattttcttatattttaaggTACGGAAAAACGTGTAtaaaatagtatactttttattttatttttttattttcaccacaatagtttcactctttacacttttagaacaaaacttttataattcttagtaaactttctaatctttttattttcaccacaatatcttaatttttaacactaattttttctactttttgataatcttttattttaactacaacattttaacctcttacactttagcaacaaactttttaacacatatattaaaaagaaatgtacgggaaaacttgtaaagaataataaactttctatgcattttattttcaccacaacattttaaccccttatacttttagcactaaatttttataccttttgatttctttttattttcaccacaacatttaagtctcttatcctattagcactaaacttttatgcaaacgactttcactttcacacaaaacttttacagttcattttttaactgacaaatgtcagtttttaataatttgagtAATACAGGTTTTCTTCAATAAGTTTATGAcacattatctcttgaataatattttttattaaatcgttaacaaatATAATGTATCCCGGAgcaacgcccgggtgacatatctcgttttaaaataaaaaacaatgaaaacaAATACTTTTACATCTCAAATTCATCAATTGATGCATTTACGGTTCAAATAAACATCAAACTCATGTATGAATCGATACAGATTTCATTAtttgacaaaaacaaaatgttctcacattttactttattttactaactagtaattaataattaacattcGAAACATCATATTGACATCCAATATGTTGAGCTTGAACCACGCCTGACTGgatgacccccccccccccccccggcgATGAACTGAATGAGGTTCGAATCCTAGTGGATTTCCTCACGGTCTATCATTTGATAACTAAATATAAGCTATATGGTAAATATATGAACCATGATACATGCATCAACATGGAATTTTCAATATTCTTATAATCTTGAAGAGTAGTATCATTTAAACACAACACTATAGAACACATACATAACGTTGATTCCTAACTGACTAAACCTATCAATGGAGATGAACTTGTTTTTGATCATTTAGATGTGCCTGCATATGAATTAATcgcttaacaaaaaaaaaatagagaaaaaaagGAACCGGGGCCGAAATGATACACAAAAACTAACATCATCAAGTTAAGGGTCTAATCTAAATAGAGAAGATGAAAGATTGAGACTTTGCATATGGCAAGTTGTGCCACTTGTTTAAAATGTTGGTGACTATTCGTTTAGGTATTTTGAGTGTGGTAAAAtgaaagatcaagatcaataaagGCATATAATTTGAATGTGGCCAGGATTGGATTTGagcgaaattttttttttggagaaAAGCTCTCATAGTGAAAGGGAAACATGCATTTGATTACGAGTAGTTTTGGGTCGGCCACCTTACAGCCTAAGTATCAATTAGCTTTTCTTACAAGATTTTTATCGATATTTAAAGATTTTGATATGTACAACGCTAGCTAGTTACACAAGCAGTTGAGAAGCTATGTGATGGTTGGATAGTCATGACAACCtcacaatatttttaaaactctatatttttaatactatttttataaatttatttacttttaaggTAATTGGCAACTCCAAACTAATGTAATTGAATTTTCTAGTTTAACTTTACACTTGTTAGTATCATATAAAATCGTTTGGCGACCCTAGAACAAAAATTCTGGCTCCGCCATTGTACACAAgtttcatgatatatatatacttgttcaACGAGGTGCaacttattttaggaccaattttaggacatgtgttttttgtaacttatacaccaccatgatcatctctgaccaccgccacgatcatctccgaccaccactatgattttccggccaccgcgtcgccggaaaatcatgtgtaagttaacttacacatgtgtaaggggtccgtcgccggaaagtcttagtgtttttacaaaaagatcttgtatatcgtagtagatgatgatggtggtgtgtaagttacaaaaaatacatgtcctaattggtcctaaaataagaggtggttcTAAAATTATCCACCTCTGTTCAacgatttttatatatatactcgtacttGTTAGTCCATGGATTGAAAATTATGTTTATCATCATCAGCAAAGTAATCAATAGAGAAATAGTCACTGATAATATCAGTGCTTGCCAAAGCACAAGGATGAACAATTTTGGAAAATACATGTTCAATTTGTAAAACCGCTCAAAAGTACGTCTTAATTTCTTAGTTAGAAAAAAAGTAAGAACTCGAAAGAAAGGTTGCTAATGTAAGCAGTCGCATATCTAACTCTCATTACAAAACATATTTTAGTAAAACATCAACATAACTCATTTTAGGGAATGAACATTTTATGTATAAAGACTTACACAAGATCTCTTTCACCAAAAAATGTTGAAGAACataataagttttatttatggattaaaaaatccttcactaatttttttaatatttttaataaatattaggttctcattttttgttaatattaaaatttagtatgtgagagattttttATTCAAGTTGTGTGTAACAACTAACAACCATATTCACTTCCtctttataaaatatgtttataacttatatgatatatagatgttttcaaaatattaataataacttggtgaaataaaaaagaaaaaaaaaaagaaagctaTGTATCTAAAAATGAATGGTAATATtgtaggtaaaataaaacaagtattaaagtaaaacaaataaaacaataggttttttttcaCTGAAGATCATAGTGCATTATTAAAATCGTGCATCGATtatttcgtgaatcttcgtgtatcaatttaaccataatctaagggtcaagatcttattttatttgtttttctttaatatttattttacaatacaCAGAACCCTGTTACCTAAACGAAGTcataagggctttcgttaaagtgcattaattagttatacacttaccataaaaatcaataggccgacatttaatatggaaatgtataacctttttatgcacgttaagcgAAGCCCTAAGGCTTcctttagcattttcctttatatatacaCTTTGTTGCCAAAATTGACCAGTGGAGAAAATCCACGTAGGAAAAAGGCGTTACAAAAGAATCgaggaaggaaggaaggaagaATCAGAATCTCCCCCCACCAACCAACCAAAAATACATAATTCTCTCAATTCTCCCTCGCGACGGACGGCCAGACGTACGTCGGAGGCAGATATCGATTTATCCATAACCACCGTAACCAAAGCCCAAAGGTTCGCACTTTGTCCCCGACTCTTCTTGTTTATTCTTCTTGAATCTTCTTAGTTTTAATTTCCTGTTAAATTTCATGTTCTATTGATACGTGAATGTGTTTTTGTCGATCCTTCAATGCGTAAACCctttaaaattatgttttgtttattgCGCTTTCTGTTataatacaaattaataattttgcCGTTGTTGTTGTAACGTAGTACATTTCCAATTCAAtggtttttaataaataaaaaagctaTTGGAAATGAgtacttcttttcttttgcaaCATGATATTCTTAAAATCAATCctttaaaacattattataaaaTCTTATTCCAATAGAAAAGCTAgctttatgaaagaaaaaaaaaaattcgtatCAAGCTTTGCCCCTATGTTTAGTCTGTCTGTTTGTGAATTAATATTAGTTTGTCACATCTTAATTAGTCAGCTTGGGTGTTCCTCACAGTACGTATGCTTAGCGTTAttataataagtaattaataatGTTTTACCTATAATTATAGGTGAGTCAGAGGTTATATGGATTATAAGTATAGACCACAATTACAAGAGGTTTCACTAGAGCATGCGAGGGAATCGCTCATTGCCATCTCCCACAGTCAGCCAGAAAGGTTTTCACTAATCAATGAACTTGAAACGACAAACACTGAAGACATCATTGTGGCTGCTGCTGCTGCCGAGTCTAAAGTGGAGACACTTatcgatgatgatgacgatgatctGAGATATAAACTCATGTCTATTGCTACTACTTATGTTCCATCAATGGTGGTGGATTGGGCGGGCGGGTAACAACTACAAGTGCAATTTCTATGACGCCGAGGTTTAATCCCTTCTGTCATTACAACTTTTCAAAGATATTAGCCTTATATGTCTTCAATATCCAAAGTATTACATAGTGACTGCAGACCTTTATTTAGTTCATACTAGTTATTGATAGATGTCATATACATACAATTGAATTATTTTTACGATGAAGATCAAAACCACGTTTAATGATACATCTTAACATGTggttttatgattaaaaaaagaaaaaacaagaatGATGAATGTTGCTTTCATTTGTCAAACGAATGATGGTACTTTTTTCCTCTTTAAGATTGACAAAGCGTTTTATGGTATCCTCTACAGAATCTATATATAGGGGAACTTAAATAGAATAATTTCTTGATCAATTGATAGATGTAGTAATTTGGGTTCTTTTCATCTGAATGACTGAATCTTTCAGTTGAAAAGTACCCGCATACACGTGCTACTAAACATGTGAAAACATACATACTTGATCAACATCAAACCTTCGAATAATATGATTTATTTGAAACAACTGAGATTTCAGTTAGTCGAAGTTGAGGAAGAAACTGAAAAAATTCGTAGGACATCATCATGTATATTCAAGTCTAGTGAGAAGCGTCTTCTTCCTCACAGAACTTCGTATACTCTTTCGAACCCATCAAAGATTCCAATTCTGATGGGTTGCTGGGCTTCACCTTAATCATCCATCCATCTTCGTATGGGCTTGAATTGATCTTTAACATTCACAAAGTTTAGTTGTTAgtcataacatatataaatacattgtGACTTTGTAGGTCAAAACTGTGGTTTTTTGAGCTGAAATTCAGGTGTGTTATCCTACAAGGATAAGTGATAGTTCTTCTTACAATTAAAGTTTGTTATGaagttcaaaattttgattacatttttttaataaagtgtAATCAAAACTTGGTATATATTTGAAGCCAAAAGATAACATGTTTGACCCTATATAAAGTCATACAATGTGTAGTATATGAACAAAGAGAAAAAGGGCGAGGGAGAATTACCAAACCAGGGGTCTCGGACAGCTTAGAGTTCACTTCAACAATCTCTCCGGAGATCGGGGAGTTAATGTCACTGGTGGCTTTGACACTCTCTACTGCTCCGAATCCAGTTGCTTTGCTCACTGAGGCTCCGGTTTCAGGCAAATCCACAAACACAACCTCTCCAAGATGGTCCTgcatttatttttcaatttaaactaGAAAATTAGGTTGATTAGCCTAcattataaatccttaaaagcATGCAACCTTCGGCACATACCAAAACAACAGAATCAGTTTATATGCGCCAATCAACACGCAAACTTGTCTAAACATTTCAGCTATTTGAGTTTGAGACGTTATTATTCAAGTACTGGGTACTTAAACTTAAAACAGTATTATtcagtatttatatatatgcatcaacCATAGTCCATTATATTTGATGTTTGTTTATCTAAAAATATTTCTGAAAGGTTCATCAGTAAACTGTTTCTAGAGGTtccaaaaaaagttttaaatctgTGGCGAAAGCCTTTACCCAGTGTGCCTTTTGGAAACCAAATGGACCTTCTCTAAGGGCCAGCCACTAGCAATGTTCACCTACGTTGAATAACGAGTTAGGCCAAACCAAAGACAAAGTGAAGTGTCCCCAGATTTGGACCCATGACCTTTAATTCCAAATTTGATACACCAGAGTGGCCTCACAATAAATTTTGGTGAGTGAATGATGTGAGTAGACTCGAACCTTTAACATATGCAATGGAATGAGTTATGGGCCAAACGATGCGCCTGACTGCCTAGTGAAAGTTGAGCTCAGCTCGACTCGAGTTGTATACAAACTATGTCCAATAAGTAACAGgaatataaacaaattattttgTAAAGAATGGAAGAGGAGAAGAACCTGAGCATGGTCAGTAATACCAATAGTGGCAACAGAGCCTTCATGCTTCACCCATTCATGTGAATTTGCATACTTGAGCCCATCCAATACTGAAAAACCAACCCAAATCAACATTTTAATTTCTCCTTTAAAATGCTACccaattcaaataaaaataaaaaatacagaCACTGAGCCAGACCCAAAAGGAGAAATACGTACCAGAAGAGAAGCATCTGGCAAGAGGGGAGAAATGAGGTCTTGTTGCAGTAGATAGCCTTAGAGCATTGGCTGTAGAAGAAGCCCACATTCTAAGAGCCATTCTAGAGTCTCTCTttctatgtgtgtgtatgtttttggttgtgtgtgtgtatgtgtttggGTCACACAGAAGCAGATATGATGGGGATTGAGTAGTGGTATTTTCTTTTAGATTGTTTTTGTTATCTTTAGATGAATGGTTGCAAGTGAAGGCCTCATCCGTTACTCCTTTGCGTTtctatttctttcatttttccCTTCTTATTGGATCACCCATATACATCCATCTATAAACAGTAGTTACACCCATACAATTAAAACTAATCCACATATTATAATTGTAAAGATCTTTCTTATGTACACATGACcactttttaagaaaatttgtaGGATTCTGTTTAGAAAGAGACTAGGACATGTTAGTCTTTTCATAATTGTAACTACTTACTGAAATGTTTGTTTTGAATCCATTGGGTTACCATATTTTATTGATGAATTATAGGTCTTCTTTTGTTATCTGTATTAAAAGATTAATCTTCCAACATATGTGTTTTAGAAATTCAAAAAGGTACGAAATCATCATTCAGATAATTAGTATTTGGCTCAACGACAAATTATAGATGTTCTTAAAATATAAACCTAAAGATGTGTCTAATAAGTAGCATGCTTTTTAGgcatgtcttttttttttttgcaaatatATCATAACTCATCTAATAATACTGTTAATATCACATTTCATAGATTCATGATAGTGTGAAGAGGTGGGGCATTTCCTAGATCTCACAAATTCATAAGTGCCATTAGGACTATTTTAACAAGATAACTGAAATCTTGGCTCAGTATAACATGATCACCTATGAACAATGACAAATGCGAAGCCTGATCGACCTGCTACTACGAAAAGCTCTTTAAAGCAATTCACAAccctgaaaagaaaaaggtctAAATTACATCGTT includes these proteins:
- the LOC122611206 gene encoding glycine cleavage system H protein, mitochondrial encodes the protein MALRMWASSTANALRLSTATRPHFSPLARCFSSVLDGLKYANSHEWVKHEGSVATIGITDHAQDHLGEVVFVDLPETGASVSKATGFGAVESVKATSDINSPISGEIVEVNSKLSETPGLINSSPYEDGWMIKVKPSNPSELESLMGSKEYTKFCEEEDASH